In the Nocardioides marmotae genome, GGGAGCCCACGATCCGCCCGGACTTCTGGCACCTCCTCGACTACGCTGTCGACCACCAGGTCGGGGTGAAGTTCTCGACCAACGGCGTGCGGCTCAACGCGGAGCGGGCCCGTCAGCTGGCGGCCACCGACTACGTGGACGTCCAGATCTCCCTGGACGGTGCCACCGCGGAGGTCAACGACTACGTCCGAGGCCCGGGCTCCTTCGACACCGCGGTGCGGGCGCTGGAGAACCTCGCCGACGCCGGGTTCAAGGACGCGAAGGTGTCGGTGGTGTGCACGCGGCACAACATCGACCAGCTCGACGAGTTCCACGCGCTGACCGAGCGGTACGGCGCGACGCTGCGACTGACCCGACTGCGCCCGTCGGGTCGGGGCGCGGACGTCTGGGACGACCTGCACCCTCTGCCGGCCCAGCAACGACAGCTGTACGACTGGCTGGTGACGCACGGGGACCGGGTGCTGACCGGTGACTCGTTCTTCCACCTGTCGGCGTTCGGGGGGGCGCTGCCCGGGCTCAACCTGTGTGGTGCTGGGCGCGTGGTGTGCCTGATCGACCCGGTCGGGGACGTCTACGCCTGCCCCTTCGCGATCCACGAGCAGTTCCTGGCCGGCAACGTCCGCAGTGACGGAGGTTTCCAGCGGGTCTGGCAGGAGTCGGCGCTGTTCACCGAGCTGCGGTCGCCGCAGACCGGCGGAGCGTGTGCCTCGTGCTCCTTCTACGACTCCTGCCGCGGCGGCTGCATGGCCGCGAAGTTCTTCACCGGGCTGCCGCTGGACGGCCCGGACCCCGAGTGCGTGCAGGGCTACGGCGAGACGGCGCTGGCGGGTCAGCGCACCGTCCCCGCCGCGAGCCAGGACCACTCGCGCCGCACGCCGGGCCGCAACGAGCCGGTGCTGCTGCAGCTGTCGCGTCGTCCCGCCGGCACACCCGCGGTGAGCGCGCCCCCGGTCGCGGCCTGCGCCGAGAACCCCCTGGCCGGGTTCACCCCTGAGTCGCTCGTGCGAGGAGAGTCGCTGTGAAGATCGAGAACCCCTGGAAGCCGAACCCCTGGTTCGAGTCGGTGGCCGTGGCCCAGGAGCGGGCCCGCAGGCGGCTGCCGAAGCCTGTGTACGGCGCACTGGTGGCCGGCTCCGAGCGCGGTCAGTCGGCCGCCGACAACCAGGCGGCGTTCGCCGAGCTCGGTGTCTCGCCGCACGTCGCAGGGAACCCGCCCGAGCGGTCGTTGGCCACCCGCGTACTGGGACAGGAGGTAGCGCTGCCCGTCCTGATCTCGCCCACGGGCGTGCAGGCGGTGCACCCCGATGGCGAGGTCGCCGTGGCGCGCGCTGCCGCGAACCGCGGCACCCTGATGGGCTTGAGCAACTTCGCGTCCAAGCCGGTCGAGGACGTCGTCGCCGCGAATCCTCGGACGCTGTTCCAGATGTACTGGACCGGCGACCGCGACGTGATGGTCGAGCGGATGGAGCGCGCCAAGGCCGCCGGTGTGATCGGGTTGATCGCCACCACCGACTGGTCCTTCTCGGTCGGCCGCGACTGGGGCAGCCCCGAGATTCCCGAGAAGCTCGACCTCAAGGCCAGGCTGCGCAACGCTCCGCACGTGGTCCGCCGACCCCGCTGGGCCTGGCAGTTCGCCCGGGCCGGCGTGCCGGACCTGACCGCGCCCAACCTCGCCCGGCGAGGTGAGGAGCCGCCCACCGCCGCGCCCGGTGGGGAGACCCCGGCGAAGCCGGCGCACGGTCCCGCCCCGACGTTCTTCGGCGCTTACTACGAGTGGATGACCACGCCGCCTCCGCAGTGGGAGGACATCGCCTGGATGCGCCAGCAGTGGGCTCAGCTCGGCGGCGGCCCGTTCCTGCTCAAGGGCGTGTCCCGAGTCGACGACGCGCTCCGCGCGGTCGATGCCGGGGTTGACGCGATCTCGGTGTCCAACCACGGCGGCAACAACCTCGACGGCACCCCGGCCGCGATCCGGGTGCTCAAGCCCGTCGCCGACGCCGTCGGCGGTCAGGTCGATGTGCTCCTCGACGGTGGGATCCGGCGTGGCTCCGACGTCGTCAAGGCCCTCGCGCTGGGCGCCCGCGCGGTCATGATCGGTCGCGCCTACCTGTGGGGGCTGGGTGCGAACGGCCAGGCCGGCGTCGAGAACGTCCTGGACATCCTCCGGATGGGCATCGACTCCTCGCTGCTCGGGATGGGCGTCGCCGACGTCCGGGACCTGACCCCCGACGACATCGTCGTCCCCGATGGCTTCCACCGGTCGCTCGGTGTGCCCGCAGCAACACTCGTGGACGCCTCGGCGTGACCACCGGGCTGGCCGCCGCCGCGTGGCCGACGCTCCCGGACCGGCCACTGGTCCTGGTGCCCGTCGGGTCCACCGAGCAGCACGGGCCACACCTGCCGCTGCACACCGACACCGTCATCGCGATCGCAGTCGCCGAGCGGGTCGCGCACCGGTTCCGGGCGCGAGCGGCCGAGCCCGAGGTCCTGGTGGCCCCGGCGATCGCCTACGGCGCCAGTGGGGAGCACCAGGACTTCCCGGGGACCGTCTCCGTGGGGACGCCCGTGCTCACCGCGACGCTGGTGGAGCTGGTTCGGTCGCTCTCGCACTGGGCCGCGGGTGTCGTGCTGGTCAACGGCCACGGCGGGAACGTGCCCGCCTTGCGCGCCGCGGTCAGCCAGGTGCGTTCTGAGGGCCACCACGCGAGCTGGGTGCCCTGCGGCCCCGCCGCCGGCGACGCGCACGCC is a window encoding:
- a CDS encoding alpha-hydroxy-acid oxidizing protein — protein: MKIENPWKPNPWFESVAVAQERARRRLPKPVYGALVAGSERGQSAADNQAAFAELGVSPHVAGNPPERSLATRVLGQEVALPVLISPTGVQAVHPDGEVAVARAAANRGTLMGLSNFASKPVEDVVAANPRTLFQMYWTGDRDVMVERMERAKAAGVIGLIATTDWSFSVGRDWGSPEIPEKLDLKARLRNAPHVVRRPRWAWQFARAGVPDLTAPNLARRGEEPPTAAPGGETPAKPAHGPAPTFFGAYYEWMTTPPPQWEDIAWMRQQWAQLGGGPFLLKGVSRVDDALRAVDAGVDAISVSNHGGNNLDGTPAAIRVLKPVADAVGGQVDVLLDGGIRRGSDVVKALALGARAVMIGRAYLWGLGANGQAGVENVLDILRMGIDSSLLGMGVADVRDLTPDDIVVPDGFHRSLGVPAATLVDASA
- the mftC gene encoding mycofactocin radical SAM maturase (MftC is a radical SAM/SPASM enzyme that catalyzes the first two steps in biosynthesis of the electron carrier mycofactocin from the terminal Val-Tyr dipeptide of the precursor peptide MftA.), translated to MTAILDDTSRPLPLVQQFERGLDAPVCLTWELTYACNLACAHCLSSSGRRDPRELTTQQCEAVIDELQRMQVFYVNVGGGEPTIRPDFWHLLDYAVDHQVGVKFSTNGVRLNAERARQLAATDYVDVQISLDGATAEVNDYVRGPGSFDTAVRALENLADAGFKDAKVSVVCTRHNIDQLDEFHALTERYGATLRLTRLRPSGRGADVWDDLHPLPAQQRQLYDWLVTHGDRVLTGDSFFHLSAFGGALPGLNLCGAGRVVCLIDPVGDVYACPFAIHEQFLAGNVRSDGGFQRVWQESALFTELRSPQTGGACASCSFYDSCRGGCMAAKFFTGLPLDGPDPECVQGYGETALAGQRTVPAASQDHSRRTPGRNEPVLLQLSRRPAGTPAVSAPPVAACAENPLAGFTPESLVRGESL
- the mftE gene encoding mycofactocin biosynthesis peptidyl-dipeptidase MftE — its product is MTTGLAAAAWPTLPDRPLVLVPVGSTEQHGPHLPLHTDTVIAIAVAERVAHRFRARAAEPEVLVAPAIAYGASGEHQDFPGTVSVGTPVLTATLVELVRSLSHWAAGVVLVNGHGGNVPALRAAVSQVRSEGHHASWVPCGPAAGDAHAGHVETSVMLHLAQREVAMDRATVGNTRPLGQLMPDLVRHGVRALSPTGVLGDPRGATAEAGASILGAMVDDVYRCVGHGVADAAGRLVQPDAEVPVGLVAGGQSAAG